The nucleotide window TTGGCATCGGGAGTGTTATCTGGAGCAATGATATAAGCGAAAAAACTGACTACTACCGCCGCTGCAATGACGATCAGGCCTGCCAGTGCACCTTTGTTTTTTCGCAGCCTTTTCCAGGCAGATTGAATATCGGACAACTGTAAAATAATTTTTTAGTTCACCTGCCGGCCCTTCCATTGGTAACTTCCAAACTTGCCCAGCCATCCGGCGAGAACAATATAAGGAATATGAAACAACTGTCCGGGGATAAACCATATCAATAAAGCTGTTTTACGGAAAAAGCCTGCTACCGGTACCAGGAAATAAAGCTCCAGTGTTACCTTCAGCAGCAGGAGAATCAGGAACGCAGGCCACCAATGTGGTACAAACAAAGCGATTGCCCCCAATACCAGCATACTTACATTAAAAAGATATACCAGTAACAACACCCAGGTAAGGCGTTTATCTTCATACTTGTCGGCTTTCGATGACCAGCGTATGCGCTGGTTCATAAATCCCTTCAGTGTATCTACCGGTAAAGTACGCACGATAGCCTCTTCACTTTTAAGATACCTGACTCCATCAGGATAAGCGCTGTAGATCTTGTACATCAGCAGCATATCATCGCCGGAGGCGATATTATCGATCCCTGTAAAACCACCTACCGCATGAAAAGCTGCTTTTTCATAAGCCAGGTTGGCCCCATTACACATAGTGCCCGATTTGAGCCAGGCCGCGGCACCCGTGATGCCTTGCATGGTGATGAAATCGAGCGACTGAAGTTTCATGAAGAAATTACGCTCCTTATAAAAGCTCACCGGCGCCGCGATAAATTTGGGCCGGTACGTTTCATAAAACTGTACAATGGTTTCTATCCACCGGGGGCCCATCACACAGTCTGCGTCTGTAGTAACGATAAGGTCACCTTTAGCCCGGGCGATAGCCATGGCAATTGCTTTTTTCTTGTAGGAATTAAGCCGTTCATCTTTACTAAGCAGGTCCTGCATACGGAGCAGGTGAATGTTGGTAGCCGGAAAGCGGGTGATAATTCCGGCGGTATCGTCTGTGGAAAAATCATCTACAATGATCACTTCCAGCAGATCTGCCGGATAGGTTTGTTGTTGCAGTGATTTCAGCAGCGCCGGTACATTTTCAGCTTCATCGCGTGCGGGGATAATAACGGTCACGCGGGTATTACCACCCGGTGACTGTGCAGGTACAAATTCCGGCAGTTTTCTCCAGCCAAGGCTGTACCACAACATCAGTACGCCGTATCCAAGTGCCAGTCCGGTAACTATAATCAGGAAAAAATACATCCAGGTTAAATATTTGTTTTGATAATGGAGCCCAGCTCCTTTGAAATCAGCTGATGCCCTTTTTCCAGCACCAGCATTTTACAGGTAAATGAACCGTCCATAAAGCGTGTACCCAGTACCGGTGGTATTACCCGGTCGTATTTCCCGAATATCAGGAGTGTTAAAACGTTGTAGCGGGACAGTAATTGTTTGCACTTCTTTTTATCCGGCATCATATGTCGCATGGTTGTCCATACGTTGTATACCTGCAGTCTTTTTTCTGTTTTGTCCATCCGGTGCAGTGCGAATTTGTAAACGCTTTGATTAAGCAGTCCCAGTTTCCGCCATCCTTTCAGCAGCGTAAAAAATAATTGGGGATGATCAGTATTGTACTTGAAAAGTTTATTACCTATGCTGGTTTGAGTAACAAACATATGCCATGGATTGTTTCTGAGGCCATCTGCTGCCAGCATGATCAGGTGATCTATGCGACTGGTCATGGTTTCCACCAGGCAGAGTGCCAGTCGTCCGCCCATGCTGTAGCCCAGCAGTGAAAAACGTTCTTTGCCCTGCTGTTCCAGTACCAGCAGTATAATGGCTTCCAGATCGGCCTTTTCAAAAGGGCGTTCTTCATTCCATTTGGTTTCTCCATGTAAGGGCATGTCCAGTGCCACGACGGTGAATATATCTCCCAAACCGGCTGCCAGCGGGGCGAAGTGTGCGGCACTTTCACCAAATCCGTGCAAACAGATCAGCAGTTGCGGACCTGTTCCGCTGCTGATTCCATGAAACTGGCTTTTAGCATATGGCAAATAGAAATCCATAAGGGGGAACAATGATAGGGAAAAAACTTTGTCTTACCCAGCTTTGGGCGCAGGTTTTCCGGATACTGTTTCGGTTTTGTTAAAATATTCCCACTCCGGTAGGTAGCTATCCTGTCAAGTGCCCGCAGTGATGGCAACCAGTGGGGCAAGCGTTATAATAATGCAGGGAGGGCATGGTTTTATTTCAGCTTAATTCGGTAAATTACGGAAGTACCAAAAATCAGATAAACATGGACGCAACAGTAGAAAATAAGCAGGCGCTGAAAGGCGCAGAGTTCCTGGTAAAGGAAAGTGTTCCGGAAGATGTGTTTACCCCCGAAGATTTTTCGGAGGAACAGCTGATGATCAAAGATATGGCCGACCAGTTCATCAGTAAAGAAATAACGCCGATCGTTGAGCGTATTGATAAACTGGAAGAGGGTCTGATGCCTTCTCTCCTGGAGAAAGCAGGTGAGCAGGGACTACTGGGTGCTTCTTTCCCTGAAGAATATGGAGGCCTGGGCAAAGACTTCGTAACCGCCACTATCATCAATGAAGGGCTGGGTGCCGGCCACTCGTTCTCTGTAGCTATGGCCGCCCATACGGGTATCGGCTCGCTCCCTATCCTGTATTTTGGTACAGAAGCCCAGAAACAAAAATATATTCCAAAACTGGCTACCGGCGAAATGAAAGGCGCCTACGCCCTCACAGAACCGGATTCCGGCTCTGACGCCCTGGGAGCCAGAACTACCGCCAAACTCACCGAAGATGGTAAATACTATGTACTGAACGGACAGAAAAGCTGGATCACCAACTCCGGTTTCGCTGATGTATTTACCGTATTCGCTAAAATCGATGGCGATAAATTCACTGCCTTTATTGTGGATAAAGGTACTCCCGGATTTACCCTGGGTGCCGAAGAACACAAAATGGGCATCAAAGGCTCTTCTACCCGCCAGATCTATTTCCAGGACGCCAAAGTACCTGTTGAAAACGTACTGGGCGTAATTGGCAAAGGACACCTGATCGCTTTCAATATCCTGAACATAGGCAGGCTGAAACTCTGTGCGGCCGCACTCGGCGCAGCCAAGAAGTGTATCACCACTTCCGTACAGTATGCCAATACCCGCCACCAGTTTAAACAGCCGATCTCCAATTTCGGCGCCATCAAACATAAACTGGCGGAAATGGCCATCCGTACCTGGACTTCAGAGTCTTCCCTGTTCCGCACCGCACAGCTCATCGACGAAAAAGAAAAAGAACTGCTGGCTTCCGGCAAACCTTTCAACGAAGCCCTGCTGGGTGCCGCGGAAGAATATGCCGTAGAATGCGCCATCCTGAAAGTTAATGGTTCTGAAGTACTGGATTATGTAGTGGATGAAGGTGTACAGATACACGGTGGCAACGGCTTCAGCGATGAATACATCATCTCCAAAGCTTACCGTGACTCCCGCATCAACCGCATCTTCGAAGGTACCAACGAAATCAACCGACTGCTCACTCTCGACATGACGCTAAAACGGGCCATGAAAGGCAAACTGGACCTGATGACCCCTGCCATGAACGTGATGAAGGAACTGATGAGCATACCTGATTTTGGCAGCGACGATGAAAGCGCTTTCAGCAAGGAAAGAAAGATGATCACCAATTTTAAAAAGGCCATCCTTATGACCGCTGGCGCCGCCGCCCAGAAGCTCATGATGAAGCTGGAAACAGAACAGGAAGTGCTGATGGACATCGCTGATATGGCCATCGAAACATTCGTGGCCGAAAGCGCCCTCCTGCGCCTCCAGAAACTTGTTCAGCATAAAGGAGAAGCCGCCGCCGAACTGCAGACAGACATCGTGCGTACCTACATCTACGATGCCGCTGACCGTATCAACAAATCCGGTAAAGACGCCATCAACGCCTTCGCCGAAGGTGATGAACAACGGATGATGCTGCTGGGCCTCAAACGCTTCACCAAAGCAGAACCTTTCAACGCAAAAGATGCCCGCAGAAGAATTGCGGACAAACTGATTGCTGAAAATAAATACATCTTCTAAGATTGGATGATGGACTGTTTGATGATGAGATGATGGTTTCTTCCCACTCCATCATCCCATCATCAAACATCTAAATCATTAAATACCAATCGCGCTCTCCTATTTCCCTCTTATCTTTACATGATTACGCAGGGATATGAAGCAAGCATTGAAACTATTACTACAGACTGTTATTGCCATTGTAGTTCCCCTTTGGGCCAGCAGCCAGGCTTTTCTCCGGCTCAGCCAACCTTCCCGGGAACAAACCAATGTGAACACCGCCCGGCAGTTTATTGCCGGCAGGACGTGTACCGATTGCAAGGTCACCATCAACAATGAACCGGTTTACGTATACAGCACCGGCACCTTCGCCGTTAAAAAAGAGCTGAAGGAAGGTAGAAACTCATTCACCATCACAGCAGAAGACACTACTAACGGCAAAACATACACGAAAAATATTACCTGGTATTATGCTCCGGTTCCTCCTCCCAGAGTTACCAGCAGCTTCCGGATAGATTTTGTGGAAATCTCTCCCAAAGGGAACCTGCAACTGTCTGTAGGAGATACCCTGCATGTAAAGATGAAAGGTTATCCCGGCGGGCATGCCAGCTGGTTCAACAATTCGCCCCTGCGCGAATTACCAGCCGCTCAAACAGGAGGTGTACCCGGCTATTATGTTGGCAGCTACGCGTTGCAGCCAGCAGACTCCCTGCTGAACGGAAAAATACAGGTCAGGCTCTACAATGGCAGTGAAACAGCCATCTTAAACAGCACCTACCATTACAGCATGATGCGCCATGAGATACCGCTCACCGGCCGCACCATCGACAACATGACCTACCTTACTTCCGCTGCTGAAGGCGACCGCCTCGGCCCGGATAAAATAGGTTATCTCGATAAAGACGTACTGCTCCACATCATAGGCAGGCAGGGCGATTACTATAAAGTACGCCTCTCCTCCCAGCGGACAGCGTTTATCCCCGAACCACTGGTGGATACAGACATCCCGCAGGAACCCATGCCTGTCAGCATCGTCTCCGATGCCAAAGTATGGGGCGACGAAAAAGCAGACTATGTATCGGTAGCACTGTCAGATAAACTGCCCTATACATCCACCCAGATGGTGTCTCCGGGTAAAATCATCGTTGACATTCACGGTGCCTACGCCGAAAACGGCATCAGCACGCAGCTCCAGGGTACCCGTGAAATCACCGGCCTACAATGGCAACAACCTACCCATGACGTGCTCCGCATGGTGATTTCCCTCAAACACGCTCCCTGGGGATACCAGATTTATTATGAAAACAACCGTATAACGGTGAAGGTTAAACGCGTTCCGGCCAACCTGTCTCTACGCAATCTGGTGATCGGTATAGACGCAGGTCACGGCGGCAGCAATATGGGCTCTGTAGGCCTCACCGGCGTGTACGAAAAAACACTTACCCTCAACCTCGCCCTGCAGCTGGAGGCTGCCCTGAAAAGAGAAGGCGCTACTATCATCATGTCGCGTACCACAGAAAGACTGGTGCCCAACGAAGAACGCCTCTCCCTCTTCCGCCGCGCCGACCCCGACCTGCTGCTCAGTATACATCTCAATTCTTCCGGTAATCCCGTGGATGTTACAGGTACCGCCACCTATTACAAACACCCGTTCTGCGAGCCGCTGAATGCCGCCATCCACAAGCGATTACTTGAAACAGGACTGAATGATTTCAAAAACAACGGCGACTTCAACTTCATCCTCAATAACCCAACGGAGTTCCCGGACGCACTAATAGAAACCCTCTTCATCAGCAATCCCGGTGATGAGGAAAAAATACTTGAACCGCAGTTCCAGCAGGAAATCATCAACAAGATTGTGCAGGGCCTGAAAGACTATCTCAAAACCATGTAATATATCAGCGAATAGAAAAGGGCTGACCAGCATAAACTGGTCAGCCCTTTTTAGTGATATGTGCTGTATCAGCGGCCGCTCAGCGGCTGCAAATACTTTGTCAATCTGTCGATAGCGGCAGCTACTACCCCGATCTGTTCTGCTGCTTCTGACCAGCGACGTTGTTCAATAGCTTCCCGCACGCCCGGAACGGTTTTCACACCATAGCCGGTATAAAAGCCTGGCGCGTATAATGTATGTTTATACCAGGCGCGGGATGGCAGCCCTTTTTCGTTCAACAGCTGCTGTTCGGCCTGATAGAGTATTTTGTTCAGCGCAGGATTACCTGCCAGCTGTTTATTGCTACTGATAGCCTGGGTAATGGAGTCCAGCCCCGCCAGTGCGTTCTGCAGCGGAGAGAAGTCGATATAGGGCACCGGTACTTTAGCAACAGGAGGCAGCAGGTGTTTAGCCGTATCCGTAGCCAGCTGGTATTTGTTTTCCTTTACGAGCTGATTTTCCAGGGCGGTTGTTTCACGCATGTCTGTAGCCAGTTCTGTAAGCTCGCTGACATATCCGTTTACTGTTTCATACAGTTTGCGGAAGTCGAATGGCAGAACAACAGCATTGGCTATACGAAGAACAGTATGACCGGCTGTCTTTGACAACGCTACTCCGTAGCTGAAGGTGGGATCTTTAAACCTTACATAGTCATCGTAAGAGTCGTAGATAGAGTGGTATTCCCCGCCGGCATCTTCACCGGAGAAGCCGAAGTCCAGAGAAGGTACGCCCAGGTGCTGCAGAAAGGAGGAATAATCTGATCCGGAGCCCATTGCGTTGATATTGATACCCTGGCGGGAAAGTTTCTCTTTTTTCTGCCTGGTAGTGGCGGCCCTGAGCACATCAGCAGCCTGGCGGCGGGCCAGGATACTGACATTGGTTTGTGGATCGGTGATATCGCGGGCCACCTGGTTGACCAGTGTTTCCAGGGCATGAGAGCCGCTGGCGCCGAGGAAACCACGGCCGTTGCCATCAGAATTGATGTATACCACTGCTTTCTCCTGTAATTCAGCAGCATGGTCTTCTGCCCATTCGGTAGAACCCAGCAGTCCGGGCTCTTCACCGTCCCAGGCGCAGTATACCAGGGTACGGCGTGGTTTGAAGCCTTCCCTGCTCAGCTGCCCGATAGCCTTAGCCTCTTCCAGCAGGGCAGCGAGGCCACTGATAGGGTCGGAAGCGCCGTTTACCCAGGCATCATGGTGGTTACCACGCACCACCCACTGATCGGGCTCTTCAGCACCTTTTAATTTGGCTATCACGTTGTGACAGGGACGTATTTGCCAGTCGAAGGATAGTTTCAAATGTACTTTGGCTTTTCCCGGACCGATATGATAGGTGAAGGGCAGCGCGCCACGCCAGGCTTCAGGTGCTACGGGTCCATCCAGTGCCTTGAGGAGTGGGGCCGCATCATGATAACTGATAGGCAACACTGGTATCTTCAGCAGGTTAGGAGCCTGAAGGCGGTCCAGTCTTTTGGCGTTGGCAGTAGCTCCAATATTGGGCGTGAGCGGATCTCCGGGATAAATGACCATATCCATCACAGAGCCGCGCTGTACACCGTATTCATTTTTAAAGGCTCCCTGCGGGTATACGTCTCCGTTAAAATAGCCGTCGTCTTTGGGATCGGAGTAGATGATACAGCCGATGGCGCCGTGTTCCTGGGCTACTTTGGGTTTGATACCCCGCCAGGAGCGGCCGTATTTGGCGATCACTATTTTACCCCGTACGTCTATACCGGCACGTTCCAGGTATTCATAATCTTCAGGCAGGCCGTAGTTGACAAATACCAGCGGAGCACTTACATCACCGTCAGCACTCCAGGCGTTGTAGGTAGGCAGCTGGCCTTCCTGGCCGGAAGTGGCATCTTCTTTCAGGGCCGGCTCTTTCAGAAGAGCCTTGTAAGTAGTGGGGGAAGTCATTTCCAGCACCCGCTCTTTAGGCTTGGGAAACAACACCTGGTAAGTCACAATTTCCGCATCCCAGCCATAACTTTTAAAACGCTGCAGGATGTCTTCAGCCACCGCTTTGCCTCCGGCTGAGCTGATATGATGTGGCCTGGAAGACAGGGTTTTGATGGTTTCTCCGATGTGGCTGCTGCTGAGCTGCTGATCAAAACGGGCTTCCAGCTGCTGCTGGCGGGCTACTTCATTATCGGTATATCCCAGCATTTTTTTGTCTTGCGCCTGGGCTGTAGCACCCGCGCATAAACATAACGCCAGTAAAAAATGAGTTCTCATCATAAGACGTTTAGATGTGTTGGTTGAAAAGAAAAGTTGGTATATCCAACAATATACAAATAGTCCACCATACCAATAGGCTTTTTTTGAGCAAAAATCATCAACATAACTTTTAGTTATCCTTCATAATCATACGTTATAGGTCAAACAGTCCACTCAACCAGTAGATTAATGTATATTTGTAAACACTTTCATAGCTTTATCCCTGTGAAATAATATAGCTAACATTTAAAGCGGAACAATATGTCAAATACGATACAGGAGTTTAACGACTACCGTGGGAAAATGAATGAAGTAATACTGGGGAAGCAGAATAAGGTGATCAACCGGTTATTTAACCTCGATACCAACACTTATGCCGAGGGAGCGCTGAGTACAAAAACCAAGGAAATGCTGGGGCTGGTAGCGTCGATGGTACTGCGCTGCGACGATTGTATCAAATATCATCTGGGCAAATGTTATGAACAGGGCATCACCACCGACGAAATGTATGAAATCTTTGCGGTGGCCAATATTGTAGGTGGAACGATTGTTATTCCGCACACCCGCCGGGCAGCCGAATATTGGGAAGAACTGAATAATCAGTAACTTTACAGGATTACATATTCATACTCATATATATATTTAATTCATACAAATGTCAACAGCAACTATAGCTCCGCAAGCCTTAACTGCAAAAGATTTTGCAACGGACCAGGAAGTGCGCTGGTGCCCTGGATGCGGCGACTACTCTATACTTAAGCAGGTACAGACTATCATGCCCGGGCTGGGTATCCCCCGCGAAAATATTGTGATTGTTTCTGGTATCGGCTGTTCATCGCGTTTCCCATACTATATGAACACCTATGGTATGCACTCAATCCACGGGCGTGCTACTGCTATTGCCTCCGGCCTGAAAGCTACCCGCCCAGAGCTGAGCGTATGGATTGTGACGGGTGACGGTGATGGTCTCTCGATTGGTGGTAACCACACCATCCATCTGCTGCGTCGTAATTTTGATGTGAATATCATGTTGTTCAACAACCAGATTTATGGTCTGACTAAAGGACAATACTCCCCTACTTCCGAAGAAAACAAGGTGACCAAGTCTACCCCCTTCGGTAGTATCGACCACCCTTTCAACCCGCTGGCACTGGCACTGGGCGCAGATGCAACCTTCATTGCCCGCAGTATGGACCGCGATCCAAAACACCTGCAGGAAATGCTGAAACGCAGCCATGCCCACAAAGGAGCCTCTTTCCTGGAAATATATCAGAACTGCAACATCTTCAATGATGGCGCTTTTGAAATATTCACCGAAAAATCCACTAAAGCGGAAGAAACCCTCTTCGTAGAGCAAGGCCAGCCGATGATCTTCGGCGCCCAGAAAAATAAAGGCCTCCGCCTCGACGGCCTGAAGCCTGTAGTAGTGGAATTAGGTAGCGAATACAGCGCCGGCGACCTGTGGATTCACGACGAAAACGATTTCTACAAAGCCCAGCTGCTTACCCGCCTGTTCGATGACGTCCGCATAGAAGGCCATATGCCTCGTCCTTTCGGCGTATTCTACCAGGCCCACCGCCATACCTACGAAGAAGTAATGGCAGCCCAACTGGCAGAAACTATCAGCAGAAAAGGTGAAGGCGATCTGGATAAATTACTGGCAGGAAATGAAACATGGGTCATCAACCACTGATGCATGTGATGAGCCTGATTCTCCTGATAGGCGAAGATAAAAGCGAAAATAAAAGCGAAGAGCCCATTGATCTTATGTCAATGGGCTCTTCGCTTTTATAATATTTTCTACGTAATCTCCGCTCAAATCTTCGCCTATCAGGAGAATCAGCGATATCACATAAATCACAGTTTCAGTGGCCTAATGTACCCACCTCAAACAACACCTTATACACCAATACTACGCCGAAAAGGATCATACTGGCACCGGCTATGCGGTTCAGCCATTCTACGTTGGTGAGGGTGAGTTTATGCCGGATTTTATCGGAGATAAACACTTTCATGATATCTGCGGAAAGCACCAGTGAAAGGCATACGCCATACATCACAAAACGATGTCCTATAGAGGTAGCGCTGTTGGCGACACATACGCCCAGCCAGAAAATGATCACGCCAGGATTCAGGGTATTCATCAGGAAACCGGCCAGCCATATCTTGAGATAGTCGTGGGTACGGAACATCTCCGGTTTTTCATCGCCGGTGCTGATCTTCACCTTCTTGAAGAACAGTCCGTAAACACCCATGCCTATCAGCAAAATTCCACCTACCACTCCGATAGAGCGTTTGTATTCTTCCAAACCGCTAATAAAAGAGGTGGTCAGGTTGCCTGCCAGCACAAACATGATATCGCTGAAAGACACGCCCAGCGCAAAGCTGATACCTGCCTTAAAGCCATTGTTAATGCTGTATTTGATAATGGCGAAAATTACCGGCCCCACCGATAACGACAGAAACAAACCCAGTCCTAGTCCTGCTACAATTGATGCTATCATGCGTTTAAATTCGGGGTCACGGATTATGCCTGTGGCTTACAGCTTTTCCTGCCAGAAATTTCTCCCAGTCTTTCAGTTTCTCTCCCTTCATTACCCTGGGGAACTTATTCATCGCTCCCTCCTTGCCTTTGCAACGGAGATAGTCGATAAATACATCGTTGGGTAATACTTCCACAAAAACTTCTTTCAGTGCAGAGGTTCTTTCCACTGCATAGTCATCGTTCACTTCTGCCAGAGTCTGATCAATGATTTCCCTTATTTTCTCCACATCAGCCACTGGCTGGTCTGTACCAATATACCAACGGTGTGCAAAGAGATTTTCGTATGGGAAGCCAGCTACTGTAAACTCACGGATGGTAATGCCCATCTTCTTCTGAACCGTATCGATGGCTTTGTTCATGTTATCAACACTCATGTGCTCCCCGGCAAGGCTGAGGAACTGTTTGGTACGGCCTACGATCACGATTTCATGTTCCTTGACGGAAGTGAATTTCACCACGTCACCAATGAGGTAGCGCCAGGCACCTGCACAGGTAGACAACATCACAGCGTATTCCACATCTTCCACTACCTCGTTGATCATATACGATTTAGGGTTGGGTTTCACCTCCCCTTCCGCATCAAAGTTTTCTTCATTGAATGGAATAAATTCAAAGAAGATACCGGCATTCAGCACCAGTTTGATACCTCTGACGTTGGGACGGGCCTGGAAGCCGAAAGAGCCTTCAGACGCCATATATGTTTCGATGAAGTTGATCGGTTTACCGAGCAGTTTCTGGAAGCTCTCACGGTAAGGCTCAAAAGATACGCCTCCATGAATGTAGATAGCCAGGTTAGGCCATATTTCATGGATATTTTTAACGCCGTGGTATTTGATGATTTCTTCAAACACAATCTGTACCCAGGCCGGCACACCGCATACGGTGCCTACGTCCCAGGTAGGGGCTTTCCGTACAATCAGCTTGATACGCTGCTCCCAGTTAGGCCGGCGGGAAATGCTGCCGCCCGGCTTATAAAAACGGCGGAACCAACGGGGAATATTTTTGGCCTGGATGCCGCTCATATCTCCCTCATAATAGTCGCCTTTTTCAAACAATGAAGTGGTACCTCCCAGCATCAGAATCCCTTTGGTAAAGGATTTGGGCGGGATGTTAAAGTTAACCATGGAATACAGCTGCTTCACACCTACCTTCTTCACTGTTTTCAGCATGGCTT belongs to Chitinophaga sp. HK235 and includes:
- a CDS encoding GH3 auxin-responsive promoter family protein, yielding MAIIGNLISRSLRIRKKFTFKLGTPRQYQLQVLHRLLEKAKDTEFGRHYDFQDILDSPNFIGQYRDKIPVHNYSKMHQEWWYRCLEGEANVSWPEKVKYFALSSGTSESASKHIPVTKAMLKTVKKVGVKQLYSMVNFNIPPKSFTKGILMLGGTTSLFEKGDYYEGDMSGIQAKNIPRWFRRFYKPGGSISRRPNWEQRIKLIVRKAPTWDVGTVCGVPAWVQIVFEEIIKYHGVKNIHEIWPNLAIYIHGGVSFEPYRESFQKLLGKPINFIETYMASEGSFGFQARPNVRGIKLVLNAGIFFEFIPFNEENFDAEGEVKPNPKSYMINEVVEDVEYAVMLSTCAGAWRYLIGDVVKFTSVKEHEIVIVGRTKQFLSLAGEHMSVDNMNKAIDTVQKKMGITIREFTVAGFPYENLFAHRWYIGTDQPVADVEKIREIIDQTLAEVNDDYAVERTSALKEVFVEVLPNDVFIDYLRCKGKEGAMNKFPRVMKGEKLKDWEKFLAGKAVSHRHNP